The Cellulomonas sp. P24 genome contains a region encoding:
- a CDS encoding ATP-binding cassette domain-containing protein, which produces MIHARGLARTFRTRRGDVDAVRGVDLDVQPEEIVGFLGPNGAGKTTTLRMLTTLLEPTRGEATVAGLDLRRDPAGVRRRIGYVAQSGSTSGNARAGEEVVDHALLYGEDKAVATARGKELFEQLDLDGLWDRTCSSLSGGQRRRLDIAMGLVHVPRLVFLDEPTTGLDPQARANLWEHVRALRDDRGSTVFLTTHYLDEADALCDRILVIDHGTIVAEGSPDELKRRVSGDAVILTVAQHADLARAEAAAAALPGATLVGTKDRTIVVRVPAGATLLAGLLRSLDHDGVALDSVELRRPTLDDVFLTLTGRSLRDGETAPTPAGATA; this is translated from the coding sequence ATGATCCACGCACGCGGCCTGGCCCGCACCTTCCGCACCCGCCGAGGAGACGTCGACGCGGTGCGCGGCGTCGACCTGGACGTCCAGCCCGAGGAGATCGTCGGGTTCCTCGGCCCCAACGGCGCCGGCAAGACGACCACCCTCCGCATGCTCACGACCCTCCTCGAGCCGACCCGCGGCGAGGCGACGGTCGCCGGACTCGACCTCCGCCGGGACCCCGCCGGCGTGCGTCGCCGTATCGGGTACGTCGCCCAGTCGGGCTCGACCTCCGGGAACGCCCGTGCGGGTGAAGAGGTCGTCGACCACGCCCTGCTCTACGGCGAGGACAAGGCCGTCGCGACCGCCCGCGGCAAGGAGCTCTTCGAGCAGCTGGACCTGGACGGGCTCTGGGACCGCACGTGCTCGTCGCTCTCCGGCGGGCAGCGCCGCAGGCTCGACATCGCGATGGGGCTCGTGCACGTCCCCCGACTCGTGTTCCTCGACGAGCCGACCACCGGGCTCGACCCCCAGGCGCGCGCGAACCTCTGGGAGCACGTCCGCGCCCTGCGCGACGACCGCGGAAGCACCGTGTTCCTGACGACGCACTACCTCGACGAGGCCGACGCCCTGTGCGACCGCATCCTCGTGATCGACCACGGCACGATCGTCGCCGAGGGCAGCCCGGACGAGCTCAAGCGGCGCGTCTCGGGCGACGCCGTCATCCTCACCGTCGCCCAGCACGCAGACCTCGCCCGAGCCGAGGCCGCTGCGGCAGCCCTCCCCGGCGCGACCCTCGTCGGCACCAAGGACCGCACCATCGTCGTCCGCGTCCCCGCCGGCGCGACCCTGCTCGCCGGGCTGCTGCGATCCCTCGACCACGACGGCGTCGCACTCGACTCGGTCGAGCTCCGCCGCCCGACCCTCGACGACGTCTTCCTCACCCTGACCGGCCGTTCGCTGCGCGACGGCGAGACCGCCCCCACCCCTGCCGGAGCCACCGCATGA
- the dxr gene encoding 1-deoxy-D-xylulose-5-phosphate reductoisomerase, producing the protein MSQRTVTLLGSTGSIGTQAIDVVTRHPERFRVTGLSAGGADPEALAHQAAVLGVTTVAIADARSVPRLREALSGRGAADVAILSGATAATELAGRGADVVLNGITGSVGLGPTLAALAAGSTLALANKESLVVGGALVHAAMVRDDQIVPVDSEHSAIAQALRSGRHDLRRGSTGATEVRRLILTASGGPFRGRMRDELKPVTPQEALAHPTWSMGPVVTINSATLMNKGLELIEAHLLFGVPAADIQVVVHPQSVVHSMVEFVDGSTIAQASPPDMRLPIALGLSWPDRLDPVVPPCDWTTATSWTFEPLDEEAFPAVALARAALAASPTHPAVYNAANEECVAAFLAGRIGFLDIVDTVARVLERHEASGAGLAEVLAAETWARTTAQEFLARV; encoded by the coding sequence GTGAGTCAACGCACCGTCACCCTGCTCGGGTCCACGGGGTCGATCGGGACCCAGGCCATCGATGTCGTCACGCGTCATCCGGAGAGGTTCCGGGTCACCGGTCTCAGTGCCGGGGGAGCGGACCCCGAGGCTCTCGCCCACCAGGCCGCCGTGCTCGGCGTCACGACGGTGGCGATCGCCGACGCCCGCAGCGTGCCACGCCTGCGCGAGGCCCTGTCCGGTCGTGGTGCCGCCGACGTCGCGATTCTCTCCGGTGCCACCGCCGCGACCGAGCTGGCCGGTCGTGGTGCCGACGTCGTGCTCAACGGCATCACCGGGTCCGTCGGGCTCGGACCCACGTTGGCGGCTCTCGCTGCCGGGTCGACCCTCGCGCTCGCGAACAAGGAGTCGCTGGTGGTCGGCGGCGCCCTGGTGCACGCCGCGATGGTCCGGGACGACCAGATCGTGCCGGTCGACTCCGAGCACTCGGCGATCGCCCAGGCGCTGCGGTCCGGCCGTCACGACCTGCGCCGGGGCTCGACCGGGGCGACCGAGGTCAGACGGTTGATCCTCACCGCCTCCGGAGGCCCTTTCCGCGGGCGGATGCGCGACGAGCTCAAGCCTGTCACCCCGCAGGAGGCGTTGGCGCACCCCACCTGGTCGATGGGGCCGGTCGTGACGATCAACTCGGCGACGCTCATGAACAAGGGTCTCGAGCTGATCGAGGCGCACCTGCTCTTCGGGGTGCCGGCCGCGGACATCCAGGTCGTCGTCCATCCGCAGTCGGTGGTCCACTCGATGGTCGAGTTCGTCGACGGCTCGACGATCGCGCAGGCGTCCCCGCCGGACATGCGGCTGCCGATCGCCCTCGGGCTGTCCTGGCCCGACCGGCTCGACCCTGTCGTCCCGCCGTGCGACTGGACGACAGCGACGAGCTGGACGTTCGAGCCGCTCGACGAGGAGGCCTTCCCTGCGGTCGCTCTCGCGCGGGCCGCTCTGGCGGCCTCGCCCACCCATCCTGCGGTGTACAACGCGGCCAACGAGGAGTGCGTGGCGGCCTTCCTCGCCGGCCGGATCGGCTTCCTCGACATCGTCGACACGGTGGCACGCGTCCTCGAGCGGCACGAGGCCTCCGGGGCGGGCCTTGCCGAGGTGCTCGCCGCGGAGACCTGGGCGAGGACGACCGCCCAGGAGTTCCTCGCCCGGGTGTGA
- a CDS encoding PadR family transcriptional regulator, translating into MAPGHRAGSSTRLLILGCVRLFQPVHGYFIRRELLSWHVDDWAFVHPGSIYNALRSLTSQGLLEEVRTSAGGARPARTSYQLTDAGESMFGVLLRDSLSDPDDAIAFLVAVNFAPSLSRDEVVTLVGEHADGLRAQVEAAPAALAAFLARRDSPPSASETLRLLAARSAGELSWCEEYLARVRSGAYAFFGEEPDWVPSEEQVAEAVAAGAGGGMRDVRAAENGATGTGTRQHGAEAGMNDLPEPDGSDDPHGKDA; encoded by the coding sequence ATGGCCCCCGGTCACCGCGCAGGTTCCTCGACCCGGTTGCTGATCCTGGGGTGCGTGCGCCTCTTCCAGCCGGTCCACGGCTACTTCATCCGTCGTGAGCTGCTGTCCTGGCACGTCGACGACTGGGCGTTCGTGCACCCGGGGTCGATCTACAACGCGTTGCGATCGCTGACGTCCCAAGGCCTGCTCGAGGAGGTCCGCACATCGGCGGGCGGCGCCCGGCCGGCGCGGACGTCGTACCAGCTCACCGACGCGGGCGAGTCGATGTTCGGCGTCCTCCTTCGCGACTCACTATCCGACCCCGACGACGCGATCGCCTTCCTCGTCGCGGTGAACTTCGCCCCGTCCCTCTCACGGGACGAGGTCGTCACGCTGGTCGGCGAGCACGCCGACGGCCTCCGTGCGCAGGTCGAGGCCGCCCCGGCCGCTCTCGCCGCCTTCCTCGCGCGACGGGACTCGCCGCCCTCGGCGTCCGAGACGCTGCGCCTGCTCGCGGCACGATCCGCCGGTGAGCTCTCCTGGTGCGAGGAGTACCTCGCGCGGGTCCGCTCCGGTGCGTACGCCTTCTTCGGCGAGGAGCCCGACTGGGTCCCGTCGGAGGAGCAGGTCGCCGAGGCGGTCGCCGCCGGCGCCGGCGGAGGCATGCGCGACGTCCGCGCCGCGGAGAACGGTGCGACGGGGACCGGAACGCGACAGCACGGTGCCGAAGCCGGGATGAACGACCTCCCCGAACCGGACGGGTCAGACGACCCACACGGCAAAGACGCGTAA